Proteins encoded by one window of Candidatus Zixiibacteriota bacterium:
- the kdsA gene encoding 3-deoxy-8-phosphooctulonate synthase, which produces MDEMINKIGIGEIFFLIAGNCVVEDEKTTFETAEYLKNLCEKLKLPLIYKSSYRKANRTSGKSFASIGDDEAIAILEKVRTKFDLPVLTDIHETNEIELAKNIDVLQIPAFLCRQTELIRAAAATGKWVNIKKGQFLSPENMKEAAEKGVGENGKKIMLTERGTTFGYNNLVVDFRSIEIMRSFGYPVVYDATHSVQRPGGMGTYSGGDKQFIVTLARAAAAVGIDGLFVETHPEPSRAKSDAATQLPLDQMPRLLKQILEIIGK; this is translated from the coding sequence ATGGATGAAATGATTAATAAAATTGGAATCGGGGAAATTTTTTTTCTCATTGCCGGGAATTGTGTCGTCGAAGACGAAAAGACGACATTCGAGACGGCCGAATATCTCAAAAATCTATGCGAAAAGCTCAAGCTTCCGTTAATATATAAATCATCATACCGCAAAGCCAACCGCACATCGGGTAAGTCGTTTGCCTCAATCGGTGACGACGAAGCGATAGCCATTCTCGAAAAAGTCCGGACGAAGTTCGACCTCCCTGTTTTGACCGATATTCATGAAACGAACGAGATTGAACTGGCCAAAAACATCGATGTCCTTCAGATTCCGGCCTTTTTGTGCCGTCAGACTGAACTTATCCGGGCGGCGGCCGCGACCGGCAAATGGGTCAATATAAAAAAGGGGCAGTTTCTCTCGCCGGAAAATATGAAAGAAGCCGCCGAAAAGGGAGTTGGGGAAAACGGTAAAAAAATCATGCTGACCGAACGTGGAACGACTTTCGGTTACAACAACCTCGTCGTCGATTTTCGGTCGATTGAAATTATGAGAAGTTTCGGGTATCCGGTCGTTTATGACGCCACTCACTCGGTGCAGCGTCCCGGCGGGATGGGAACTTATTCGGGAGGCGACAAGCAGTTTATTGTCACCCTTGCCCGGGCCGCCGCCGCAGTTGGAATCGATGGTCTGTTTGTCGAAACTCACCCCGAACCGTCGCGGGCCAAATCGGACGCGGCCACGCAATTGCCCCTCGACCAGATGCCCCGATTATTGAAACAGATTCTGGAGATTATTGGAAAATAG